One window of the Perca fluviatilis chromosome 5, GENO_Pfluv_1.0, whole genome shotgun sequence genome contains the following:
- the tlr9 gene encoding toll-like receptor 9, with protein sequence MAMLKNILILCQLLPLVRTINTIFFPCDTDVNTTTVDCHDRSLKHVLFIKSTTVVSINLNRTKIQQVGQHAFLGVPNLHTLKIMGNCQPGSPRALEDRSCKMKIHNDAFKNLLKLKFLYLSGNSLTSIPRLPKNLTVLDLQNNCIFNIAEPLNTPHLKELYLSKNCYYANPCSHSFYINESVFRELSELKNLTLGYNNFTAIPKGLPPSLESLDLRENTITEVLEGAFANLTLLKNLNLEWNCQRCDHAARPCFPCPHNLPLRLHPNSFYAENSSIDYLSLRGNSLKTFPEGLFRPLKNLKRLDLSDNLLAYAIRNGTFFAELEGLTWISLIYNYEPLKTFPYLILSPYIGNMSRLHYLLLSGNFFHKLSSKSLNVVSKLQNLIKLELRMNFINTFNSTSLKRLPFLLDVDLSQNMLNFIPRCSCLSSEIVPQESCQNQNLHTHNFPDPLMLIDRKAASGSDMWESTQTNRLDMVEDSVPQFKSLFDFKNDFCRGKLTFDLSQNDILSLTKEVFVGMDNAVCLDLSFNYMSQALKSGLFDSMKKLVFLNMSYNRLDFYYGGAFSELNTTLKVLDVSNNEFHFKMKGMGHSFEFLKNLTNLEVLSLANNGIGMRIDERLISSSLKYLYFYGNHLDIMWESDNNKYTNFFQNLTNLTYLDISNNDLKSIQPELLCNLPESMETLSIRNNQLKYFPWQNISALSNLCHLDISQNLLFYLPNKVIEFGANFSFLDLSHNRLSIIPEDFFSMAKSLHYLYLSHNQIKTLNHQFLPVLFKNGSALQKLTLHNNPFKCDCDTSWFADFLRSTPVQIPYLTTKVRCDYPESQQGVFVLSMDQRSCQDIYGSLAFLVCSFLAVTFTVLPLLKHLYGWDLWYCLQVLWAGHKGYSQLAGSDSHYHYDAFVVFDTMNEAVRDWVYNELMVNLENSGHRRFCLCLEERDWIPGLSCIENLHNAVYSSTKTVFVLSSGATDGKTVNGVIRQAFFMVQQRLLDEKVDSAVLVVLDEMFPKLKYLQLRKRLCKKSVLSWPRNPRVQPLFWNRMRMALSSDNLKFYDNNMSESFV encoded by the exons ATG gcTATGTTGAAAAATATCCTCATCCTTTGTCAGCTTCTTCCATTAGTCAGGACCATAAATACCATCTTCTTTCCATGTGACACTGATGTGAATACCACCACAGTAGACTGCCATGACAGATCACTCAAGCATGTCCTATTCATCAAGTCTACCACTGTAGTGTCAATCAATTTAAATCGGACTAAGATACAGCAAGTGGGGCAGCATGCTTTCTTAGGTGTCCCAAACCTTCACACTCTAAAAATAATGGGGAATTGTCAACCGGGTAGCCCGAGAGCTTTGGAGGACCGCTCATGCAAAATGAAGATCCACAATGACGCCTTCAAGAACCTATTGAAGCTTAAATTTTTGTATCTGTCAGGAAACAGCCTCACCTCTATTCCTCGGTTACCTAAAAACCTGACAGTTCTTGACCTACAGAACAATTGCATTTTCAACATTGCAGAACCTTTAAACACTCCACATCTCAAAGAGCTCTACCTCAGCAAGAACTGCTATTATGCAAACCCTTGCAGCCATTCCTTTTACATCAACGAGAGTGTTTTCAGAGAGCTCTCTGAACTCAAAAACCTTACCTTGGGGTATAATAATTTCACAGCTATCCCTAAAGGATTACCACCCTCACTGGAGAGTTTGGATTTAAGAGAGAATACAATCACAGAGGTCTTAGAAGGAGCATTTGCCAACCTGACTCTCCTCAAGAATTTGAATTTGGAGTGGAATTGCCAGCGCTGTGACCATGCAGCCAGGCCTTGCTTTCCTTGCCCACACAATCTCCCTCTACGCCTACATCCAAACTCATTCTATGCTGAGAACAGCTCCATCGACTACCTAAGCCTAAGGGGAAACTCTCTAAAAACATTTCCAGAGGGACTTTTCCGACCTTTGAAGAACTTAAAGCGGTTGGACCTCTCTGACAATCTCCTGGCATATGCTATACGTAATGGCACCTTCTTTGCAGAGCTGGAGGGCCTCACTTGGATTAGCCTTATCTATAACTATGAACCACTGAAGACATTTCCGTATCTGATCCTCTCCCCATATATTGGCAATATGTCTCGTCTACATTATCTTCTTCTCAGCGGTAACTTTTTCCACAAGCTTTCAAGCAAGAGCCTTAATGTTGTGTCCAAACTTCAAAATCTAATAAAACTAGAACTGAGAATGAACTTCATCAATACCTTTAACTCGACATCTCTGAAACGGTTACCGTTTCTCCTCGATGTAGACCTTTCCCAAAACATGCTTAATTTCATTCCGCGCTGCTCGTGTCTGTCATCTGAGATTGTGCCACAGGAAAGCTGTCAGAACCAGAACTTGCATACACATAATTTTCCTGACCCACTAATGCTGATAGACCGAAAAGCTGCATCTGGAAGTGATATGTGGGAATCCACCCAGACAAACAGGCTGGACATGGTGGAGGACAGTGTGCCACAATTTAAATCACTATTTGATTTCAAAAATGATTTCTGCCGCGGTAAACTGACGTTTGACCTGTCCCAAAATGACATTCTGTCTCTTACCAAAGAAGTGTTTGTAGGCATGGATAATGCTGTTTGTTTAGACCTTTCCTTCAATTACATGAGCCAGGCATTGAAGAGTGGCCTGTTTGATAGCATGAAAAAATTAGTTTTTCTTAATATGTCATACAATAGACTTGATTTTTATTATGGAGGCGCTTTCAGTGAGCTTAATACCACTCTCAAGGTGTTGGACGTCAGTAACAATGAATTTCACTTCAAAATGAAGGGCATGGGTCATAGTTTTGAATTCCTTAAAAATCTGACAAACTTGGAAGTTCTAAGTCTGGCAAACAATGGCATTGGGATGCGAATAGATGAAAGGCTGATCAGCAGCTCTTTGAAGTACCTTTACTTCTATGGAAATCACCTGGACATTATGTGGGAGTCTGATAACAACAAGTACACTAATTTCTTCCAAAACCTGACAAACCTCACCTACCTTGACATCTCTAACAATGATCTGAAATCAATCCAACCAGAATTGCTGTGTAACCTCCCAGAAAGCATGGAAACCCTCAGTATCCGCAACAATCAGCTGAAGTATTTCCCATGGCAAAATATCTCAGCACTCAGCAATTTATGTCACCTGGACATCAGTCAAAACCTTCTCTTTTATTTGCCTAATAAAGTCATAGAATTTGGAGCAAATTTTTCTTTCTTGGACCTCAGTCACAATCGCCTCAGTATTATTCCTGAGGATTTCTTCAGCATGGCGAAATCCTTGCACTACCTGTATCTCAGCCACAATCAGATCAAAACATTAAACCATCAGTTTCTCCCTGTCCTCTTTAAAAACGGAAGTGCCCTTCAGAAACTCACCCTGCATAACAACCCCTTTAAATGTGACTGTGACACATCTTGGTTTGCAGACTTCTTGCGTTCTACTCCGGTACAGATTCCCTATCTCACAACAAAAGTACGCTGTGATTACCCAGAGTCCCAACAGGGCGTGTTTGTACTGTCTATGGACCAGCGTTCCTGCCAGGACATATATGGTAGCTTAGCCTTCCTCGTCTGTTCCTTCCTGGCTGTGACTTTCACTGTTCTGCCGCTACTGAAGCATCTCTATGGCTGGGATCTGTGGTATTGCTTACAGGTACTTTGGGCAGGACATAAGGGCTACTCCCAGCTCGCTGGTAGTGATTCACATTATCACTACGATGCTTTTGTGGTGTTTGACACCATGAACGAGGCTGTGAGGGATTGGGTCTACAATGAGTTAATGGTCAATCTGGAGAACTCGGGTCACAGGAGGTTTTGTCTCTGTTTGGAGGAGAGGGACTGGATTCCTGGACTTTCATGTATTGAAAATCTCCATAATGCTGTGTACAGCAGTACGAAGACAGTGTTTGTGCTGTCCAGTGGTGCCACTGATGGCAAGACGGTGAATGGTGTGATCCGCCAGGCTTTCTTCATGGTTCAGCAGCGGCTTCTGGACGAGAAG GTGGATTCAGCTGTGCTGGTGGTTTTGGATGAGATGTTTCCCAAACTGAAGTACCTTCAGCTGAGGAAACGGTTGTGCAAAAAGTCTGTGTTGTCCTGGCCGAGAAACCCAAGGGTTCAACCCCTTTTCTGGAACCGAATGAGAATGGCATTGTCGTCAGATAACCTCAAATTCTATGACAACAACATGAGTGAAAGTTTTGTATGA